Genomic DNA from Gossypium hirsutum isolate 1008001.06 chromosome A01, Gossypium_hirsutum_v2.1, whole genome shotgun sequence:
ATGTattgataatataaaaaaattattataatattattaaataattaaaaataaatcataaataatatgataaaaaaatccataaaataaattttcgtATAATTTGAATGGACCATAAATTCACTATTTTTCAATCATTAAACCACGAAAAAAAAGTCTTTTTTGGGTTCTGATTTTCCCATCCAAAATCACACAAATCAATGTCCTTGTCAACCACATTCACTAAAACTTTTGTAGGGACCTTTTGGATTTTTACATCCAAAAATCCCATCACCTTCTCCATTTTCATAAAGTTAGCTTATTTGAGTCAATAATATATTTAATCTTTActctttgtattttaattcaagaACTCTTTGTTGCAGGcccatttgcccgggcccaagaaagaaataaaaggccCAGCACCCTGGCCCAACAGCCAAGCCCACATcagactagggtttcagaaactgaAACCCTAGTATCCCACTTGCCGCTGCTCTCTGTCAGCCGCACGTCCCATCGCCATCTCTCCTCCACCTGCTCCCATCACCTCCTTGAACACCTGCAAACATGACGGAAGCAGCAACAGAAACAGAAACGCAGCAAACAGTAACAAAACAACAATAGGACTTTGTATAATCGGCTATAAAGAGCCATTCATTTTCAATGTAAAAGGGGGGGAGATTTCGGATTCTATCTCATAGGGCTAAAAAACAGAAGCCGAAAGCAATTGTAAAAAAGGGATCCCCATTCTTGTACACACGCATATTTCAGAAATAAAAgagcaaaaacaaaagaaaaaggttaCGTTTTTTCAATTTctgatttctttttttcttttttcatttttgattttGCTTTTAAGCTTcaagaacaagaaataaaaagaagaCGGGGAGAAAACTTACCCGAACCCCTGGGTCACACCGTCGGCGGTTCCCTCAGTCGTCGGAGCCGAACCCAAAACGGGTGGAGATCCCTTCATTTTCGGGTTTTCTTGGTTAAAAAATCTTAGCCTTCATACCTGGTTGAATCGGGGGCTAAAAACCCACCCTTGAGCATCGCCAGCCACCGATACGGTGGGGGCGCGGTGATGCGACGGCGACGGGCTCACGATTCAGTAAGAGAGGAGAGGGAGAGAAGCTTtaacattctatttttttttgttcttttttcttttcttctatgaAATTAGGGCTGAAATAATAAAGAGAATGGGTGTTTTAAACACCAAACAAAACGGTGCCGTTGGTGGGGATGGGGATTCATGTATCCTCAATTATTAGGATATTTGCACACGAGGTCCCTCCATCTTTAGCGTCCTTTGATCAGGCCCTATTTTATCTTTGCTTTTTCTCTTAATTTAGTtgttagattttgcttgttttttaAATCAGTCTTTTGATTTGTCGGGCCTCATGCGCATGTTAGGGCTATGGTTTTTGTCCCATTTGGTCCTTATGATTTTAGGTGCACTTCATTTTAATCCTGGCAGTATCTTTTTATTTGTTACCTAGAATTTTGTATTGTTTTCGAATTAATCCTTCACCTGtttaattctttttcttaaaaaaggaACTGTTATTGTATGTGTTTAAAATATTCTATATACGgttcattttcatatattattaattttaaccaATTTTATGTATCAATTACTCAAAGTTGTAAGTTGTTTTGCATATATTGTTTATTCTAAACTACTCTacatacattatttattttggtttctttgcacatattatataaatattttctattcttcatatatctttttttctttttcgtatatTATTGttccttttttaaataaaatttcttttttacatcatttattttaaactctatttatttatatattgcttattttaaattgttatacGTATCTTATTTTGaatcctatttatttatttcgaaatGTTTTACTGCTATTATTTGCTCTTTTTATATCATTCACTTCAtactttatacatatatatacatactgtttatcttaatttttgtataaacatattttttatcgTTTAGTGTgttattgatttttaaatttcctttttcacattatttatttcaaacttattattgtcattttaaaatgttttatattatttattttaatttattttatgccatttattttcttaaaaaattattatttaattcattggtCTTTTATCTATCgatgttattatttaaatgttgTATGATTATTGTCTTTgtgtattttaatttgtttatttcgTATTTTTGCATTATTGTGATTCATCCATATAATGTTGTGTTCATGTATTGTTGTTCTAGGcttattactatatttttattttatatcatcgCTTCATGAATCAAGTCTCGTTGCATTTATccaataaattgttttattttaatccaaacaaATAATGCACATTATCTAAATGTTGCATTTgctattattcaaaaaattcaaaataaggcaatatttcgtttttaagaaattcgagaaaacgtaccttaacttactgggtttcgactttcttcgtttaccctaaataaccgaacatcctttttaaaaaaggttaaaatgcatgaattttaaataaagacAAACTCACTCTCAAAAGctcgagatgtcgtgtcctaacttactggatgtgatattttatcaCTTAGAGATGAGAAGGTCTttaatatttgagtttttttttacaaagagatggatcgtatttcaaagtattttaagttttcaattttcgaaactaagacactaattaatcaactaggtaccaatttttgggcgtatcgagggtgctaatccttcctcgtgcgtaaccgactcccgaactcatttctgattttcgtagaccaaaaattatcgttttagtaaatcttaacttttattaaaatgattaattcgaggtgacccgatcgcacctcatcaaaaaggattggtggcgactcctctactcccgtttcatttttcaaaacccaagttgaccccgttttcatccaaaaaatggtgtcaacactcttcatttaaatattttgaattaattaatttttatttgagataaatttataatgttatatatgaattataattttatatgatttaatacataaattttaatttaatttaatttttataaatataaatataataatttatatttatataaatttttaagataCCATTACATATTGATGTTTAATTTTAAGatctattcaatttcaattatgtgacaaaattgtaaatttaatcccaaattccttgaaattaataattataatatttaaaaagtaacttaataaatttaaatacactaaaaatataacCAAATGGCATTGAAAGATTACAAGAAGAAGATATATTGTAAGCAAAAGGCAAATAGAGCTTTCCTTCATTCATTCATCAGTTATATAACATGGCAGTAACACAACAAAGCTAgttaaaataatttcatttcactatatacacacacacatacacaaaCCAAGCAACCATGGATACAAGAAGCAAAACACCTAATGAACCATAGCTGCTTTATTCTAATAGTAAAAACCCAAATACATCATATATTATTTAGATCAGCTTCCATAATATGCTTAGCTTTTTTTTCTCATTTACAATTGCAAGGGTTGCAAGTGCAGTTATCTCCACATTTGCAGCCATTTTCAGCCCCAGTTTCCATTTCAGCTCCATCAAAGTGCCTGCAAGCATATTAGTAAACATAGTTCAGAACCTTAAAACATCGAATTTCTACAATgaaattaactcttttaattagtattcaatttaatccttttgataCGTACACTTTCCGGGGTGCCACGCCAAGAACAAGTGTCCCGGTTGTGGTTTGCTCAGCAAAGTTCATCTCAGGGTACATCTTgcaactattaagaacaaaaatgataaaagaataaATGATTTTGAAGATAACCCTTCaatgaaaaatgagaaaaaatgaaaaattcatgGCCGGAGAAGGGAGGGGATGGTTTAATTACCCGCCGCAGCCGCTGCCGCACTTGCAACCGGAGCCGCAACCGCAGTTTCCACCACAGCAAGACATTTTTCTTCACCTCACTGATCACTAAAGGGCGATTCTTAATACAAATATCGAAACAACAACGCAATTTGAATGGATTATTATTAAGAAGTCTATGATATTTATAGAACTAAGGGGGAGGGGGACTTGCGATATCAACCATCCACGTTTCATGATCTTACGTCATGCTGATCCTAGGGTGGAGAACTCTAGTGTTTTCAAGGTGGTTGTTGTTGTTCCTCGACCTGAATTACCACCGTCGGATATAAGTCGGTTTTCATTTCATGGTGTGAAATTGGACGGTGATGATGTGATTTGCGTGTTTGAGTTTCTTAGGCATGGGGCCAAATTGAATTTAATGAGATTGGAAACATTGATGTATGATTCTCTTGGTTTTGGTCCAACCATTTGTCACCattttcatatcacatttatgTCATTTCATTTTCCTGTTTTGCATTGAAATTATGTTGAAGATGAAACAAGTAGTCTCAATTTATTGGTGATATTAatgaatttgtaattatttttttaagatattATCTATggtctatttttaattatttaataatattttatatattattaatatataattttgataatttatttgaacctgaattttgaattaaatttaggATTCAAGATTTAAAGATTTGAATTTGGGGGTCAGGGTTCAAtgtaaaaaatttatcaaaattatgtatcaataacatgaaaaaatttattgaaatatcattaaataattagatGATGTGGTGGGAAGAGTcgataaaataattttacttatttttggcATGAAAATTTTTGGATTTTGTGTTTACATTAAGTATGGATTAAATTTGAAATCAATAGGATTGAAtacttttttatcaaaattatgtaatttcaagatatattatatatatttttaaaggttaattcattaattcattcaataaaTGGAACCATACAAttcagagagaaaaaaaatagcaaacacTCGTCGTAGATAATAAAGAACAAGCTCCACCGACACAAGAAATACTTTAGCCTCAGCATCAATAGAATATTATGACACATTGACATTGgttttgtcacaactcaagcacttAATACAATAATGAAATCAACTCCAGGTGATCCAAAGTGGCGAGCAAAAATCGATAAAAAGAGTATTGTTGAAAGAGATAGTTAAATATCGTAAAAAGTAAACCGTAAAAcgaatatttataataaaaaattaaaaaattatttaagaatcAATTAACTTATTACtattcaataaatgataattataattaataagatTTATTATCTACCCATGCTGAATTTATGGCTATTCAATTTGTTGTTTGGTTAAATTTggaattgtataaatattaaatttatacataaattttgatttaatgtataatttaatatataaattttgatttagtgtATTTATACACAagaaatttgaattatggtacaCATGTATACATAAAgctttgatttgattcaattgtacacatttaaagaaatagatacatatatttattctcatattggaataatataattgtttgtgtatgtAATATACCAAACGAAAAATTATGTCAATTCGATAATGTCGTAAgtgatttgtaaaaaaataaatcaatttaaaattttacgtaTATATAAAGGCCCACGAAATCAAAGTTcgtatatagtttttatatttatccCATTTAGAAtcgaataatttaaatttttatatataaggTAAAATTCTGTCAGCGTTGTTTTCTCATTTATAACACTCAAATTTAAGATCTTATTTAAGggttatcaattttttttttttgggtatctTCCATTTTAGTTTTACAGTTCATGTTCGGAGATTGTGACTGCCCTTATCAATAATATTGTCTCTAAATTTCGAACATACATTCTCTATTTAAAAATACAATGTATATTAAAACTATACCTAACACTTGTTGGTCCAACTTGTTATCATTGAAAGGCAATATTTAATGTTGAATTTATGGTGATTCCAAAGTGGCTTGTAGGTAAGTATGAGGAAAActtgatttgattcgaaaaaatcgaaaataaaattcgaatttcaagtttaccaaatcgagttattcgaattatttgagttattcaagtcaactcgaataagtaatttgagtttcGAGTTCAACTCGAATTGAACTTTGcaattcgaataatttgaataaatcaaataatagattggtgtaaatatTTCTTTGGTccttttcaattttgaaaatgagcaaatttgtctctctcaacaaaaattagaaaaaaaattcaaaataattttcaaaaattcaaaatatttataaaaattccaaaatttatatttttaaaaaaattataaagaatacaTAAAGAaagctaaatttttaaaaataggattcatcaactcaattaactcgaaatattttcactcgattcgacCGAACACTCACCCATATTAATAGGGGCCCCAGCcctccctaaaatgaaaaaatttccatttagttataagttataaaattttaaattagtaatgatagaATTGCACTTTATTCCCTATAAATgatagaaaatttatttaatcttttaaaaattataaaaaatatagactattaaaatgataaaattacatttttaatattataaaaatatacaatttaattccggcctaaaaaaattctaacttCGCACTTATTTAAAGGATTCAATTTGAATGATGAcaaatttagataattttttaaaaaattcaatctaataagataacttaaaattttgtttaaatctaTGTAAACGAATAATTCAAACTCATTCTCGTACAACCATAAATTTACCTGCTATCGAAGAAACCATAAACTAATAAGACAATCAGGTTGCCCTTTTATTAAATGGTACAATTACAATTCTGATCTCCtacaaatattaataatttaatttaatcatttttaatctcttttaaaaattaaaaccctaatttaagcTATTTTAATACACAAGTTTTAGCTTTAACCctccaattttttaattttattttcataccCTCATCACAAAATTTCCTATTGGACCCATTTTGTGGTATACCCCTTTTTTAGGGTCAACCCTATCTACAACAATATTCATAGgtctcacaaaaaaaaaacatcatataTTCTTCTTTTCTCCTCTCATTTCTAATCAGATTGCAAAGGTATCCTACTTTTTTCTTTACCTTTTCTGAACAATGGACATTAACCTTCATAAATTCTTTGGAAAAATTATTGAGTGTTTTTATATGTTTCTctctcaaaaatattaatttatctatCTATATGATACGATATCTGGATGTGACATTCTAAATAGACCTTATGCATGCCAACACATATCATATTCTAAGATTAACACGTGTTCTTTAGGTGTGGGTTCGTTTACATGATGATACGAATTCACCACATGCAAACTCATATTGGCGAACTATACAGTCTTAGATTGATCCCAATTGAGTAATCGAATAGCGGGTTGAAAATAACGAACATCATAATTAATCAAATAGTAAATATTCTCTATTTGAGATgaataaattattgattttaaataacccaagaacaaagaaaagaaagaaagaaaggacttATTGATGATTATTTAAGTTAGAAAAATTGTGAAGCAATGAAATGATTTAGAAACATTGTGAAGCAATGAAATGAAATTACTTTTTCTGCTTCACTATTGACTAAAAAGGATGGTTGAGAATTTTTACACTTTTCTTCAAATCAAAAAATTTTCCCCCCACAACAGCATTCATCGTAGCACTAACAACAGCCATTAAGTGCTCCATGAACTGTTCTAAACAAGTGATTGTCAAGGCTTAATTCGATTTAGTACTACCATGTTGAAATAAggaatttaatctctttatttttatttttatttatttttttataatattattaatctgTCCAAATTGATAACGCTATTAGTAAGATGTAGATTTATTTAACGTTTATTCGATCACATAGTTAAATTCATGTGAAAATTCAATTAACTATGTTGAATCTGTAATAAATTTAcacgataatttttttaaaaatcaatgtCATCACTTTAATTATATTGTTGCTATTTCAGCCACTAGGAGGACATAGCTTATGGGTAGAATTAGGAAGGGGTAAAattcaaaactatacatgaactttaatctAATgaacaattttatacatgaattttgatacAATTTTCACAAACGAATAACATTATTATCAATATACCATCATTTTACATCTACTACAAATTGCATGCCCAAATAAGTATACTTATCCAATATAGAAATAAATTAatgtctttattttttaaaacgtGTATGATTGAAAGttttatgtatacatttgaaccacaatcaaagtttcatatgtataattacactgaatcaaaatttatatattaaatacattTTTTTGACAGATCATATATCAAATACATTGGATCgaagtttatgtataattttgatatttatctcgAAATAGAAATTGTAGAAAAAAAGAATCACAGTGTTAACATTTAAGAATAAAGAGAtcattaaagtgattaaattcgaaattttaacataataaaaGGACTAATATCACAATTAGACCATTATCAAACGAATAAGCAGCAATTAGAAATTGCTTGTTCTTTTGATGGGTCCAAAATGAACCAAGTCCGATTGCAGTGGATTTGAGAATATAATCTTTTTGATATTGGGAAGTATGAAAGCAACTTCcctttgttcatcttttatgatttttcatgaGAGAATCAATCAAGAGGCACTCCCCATAGTTCATTACCTTTGATGCTTATGAGCaaattaaaaaactcaaaaaaaacacttaaaagtCAAGGGTTTTTTTGGCAATAAGATGTTTGTATTTGGAGTAAGCATCGATTCCGTACGTGTGGCTCAAACGAGCCTTGTGCTTTACCGACAATGCTAGACAAGCTTGGTTGAAATCTATTCAAGCATAAGTCAATATAAGCTCAACTCTTCAAGCTCACCCTTAAGAATCACTCAGACTCatgaaaaaatctaaaataactcACTCAACCAAAAACGCATGAACACCACAAGTATTAAATTCaattgaatatataaatattccCATTATTTTTAACTTGCAAGGCTGTCTTTTCAATTAACCAAAACAAACAATATCTTGCAGGTTGATGTAGACCACAATATTTGCTATCAAAGTTTACTCTAGAGATACTAATGATATACATGCCACTAAGCAATTCTGAAATGGGGAAAGATTTAATGGTCCTAAAAAACAACCATAAATCTCATATCGATTGTACTAGAGTTCAACAAGGTATATAGAACAACTTACTGCTCTTTAGATTGAAATGATCGGTTCAAATTAATCTTAGTGGTTCTATTCAAATTAAATACAATTTGAATGAAAGATTTTAAAGCTTTTTGAAATTACCAATTAGAAGATGATATACAAAGTGTACATCAAtgttatttaaaataaagaatacaGAGCGAGTATATCGAACTTGCCAGGGGTATTGAAAAGTCGATCAAACATGGAATCCATTCATACAGCAGCAGATAAAACGGACGACCTGAAATCAACTATGAACAATGATATCGGTTCTTAGAAATGAAAAAACAAATGCTATAATATCCAACAGGGTAAGTTTAAAACTGGGGTCTactggaagaaaaaaaaaaactaatgctAGTCGCTGGATATGTTGTTTATAAAACTCACGTGTAGTCATCGTTATTACAAGTTGGATTGCATGGATAAGGGCAGTCGATAAGCTTCGATTCTTTCCGATTGAAGTACCAGTCACCCACTGACTCGGCGATGGTCTGTTTTGATATCCGAGTGAAG
This window encodes:
- the LOC107958011 gene encoding metallothionein-like protein 2; this encodes MSCCGGNCGCGSGCKCGSGCGGCKMYPEMNFAEQTTTGTLVLGVAPRKVHFDGAEMETGAENGCKCGDNCTCNPCNCK